From a region of the uncultured Methanobrevibacter sp. genome:
- a CDS encoding prepilin peptidase: MNFSLICLFQISITVLFCIMAAIFDVKDGIIPNWLTRFLLIFGFISNLILSLFSSNIKYILASIISVVITYFITYMMWQLNIWGGGDVKLFTGISSVIPFGTNVDFLDIFPQLSIYPFSFSVVLNSILVSFPFLIIFVTYLIFKNNIFKENKDFLFNLLNINSVKYLIESTLNKMIPVKDICEGAIVNEYYFNNEHICHLINEIGGNLKVYKNEHDSYYKYYFKSQSAGGITEKEMYLLKIMNAQGFISDEISVKISFPFAPAILFGLMVAVIYGDIIMLFTKNIFLVV, from the coding sequence ATGAATTTTAGTCTAATATGCTTATTTCAAATATCAATTACAGTGCTATTTTGCATTATGGCTGCAATTTTTGATGTAAAAGATGGTATTATTCCCAACTGGTTGACAAGATTTCTTTTGATTTTTGGATTTATATCTAATTTAATTTTGTCGCTGTTTTCATCTAACATTAAATACATTTTAGCTTCAATTATTTCAGTAGTTATAACTTACTTCATCACTTATATGATGTGGCAATTGAATATATGGGGTGGTGGTGATGTAAAATTATTCACTGGAATATCTTCAGTAATACCATTCGGTACCAATGTTGACTTTTTGGATATTTTTCCCCAATTGTCCATATATCCGTTTTCGTTTAGTGTTGTCTTAAACAGTATCTTGGTATCATTTCCATTTCTAATAATCTTTGTAACCTATTTGATATTTAAAAACAATATTTTCAAAGAAAATAAGGATTTTCTATTCAATTTACTTAATATTAACAGTGTAAAATATCTGATTGAATCCACCCTCAATAAAATGATTCCTGTAAAGGATATATGTGAAGGCGCAATTGTTAATGAATATTATTTCAATAATGAGCATATTTGTCATTTAATAAATGAAATTGGGGGTAACTTGAAGGTCTATAAAAATGAACATGATTCGTATTATAAATATTATTTTAAATCACAAAGTGCAGGTGGAATAACTGAAAAGGAAATGTATCTGCTAAAAATTATGAATGCTCAGGGGTTTATTTCTGATGAAATTTCAGTTAAGATTTCATTTCCATTTGCGCCGGCAATTCTTTTTGGTCTGATGGTTGCAGTTATTTACGGAGATATAATAATGTTATTTACAAAAAATATTTTTTTGGTGGTTTGA
- a CDS encoding class III signal peptide-containing protein — protein sequence MIGENHGQVSLEYLLIFTISLIILIAFTMPLVNKSMETTLDVSDSLKIKSDLSKIASAIKTVYGEGQGSKQTVNVYVPQSVKVNFESKYLSCNLKLKDKSNKYIKVPYKSNLESSSLTLKKGKNSVVVEWPAGSENMFVSV from the coding sequence ATGATTGGGGAAAATCATGGTCAGGTCTCTTTAGAGTATTTGTTGATTTTTACAATTTCTTTAATTATTTTGATTGCATTTACTATGCCCTTAGTAAATAAAAGTATGGAAACAACATTGGATGTTTCTGATTCTCTAAAAATCAAATCTGATTTGTCAAAAATCGCTTCAGCTATCAAAACGGTCTATGGAGAGGGTCAAGGATCAAAACAAACGGTCAATGTTTATGTACCACAATCAGTTAAGGTAAATTTTGAAAGTAAATATCTGTCTTGCAATTTAAAGCTTAAGGATAAATCGAATAAATATATTAAGGTTCCTTATAAGTCAAATCTTGAATCTTCTTCATTAACTCTTAAAAAGGGTAAAAATTCTGTTGTTGTAGAATGGCCTGCAGGTAGTGAAAACATGTTTGTTAGTGTATGA